The following proteins are encoded in a genomic region of Cryptomeria japonica chromosome 11, Sugi_1.0, whole genome shotgun sequence:
- the LOC131069477 gene encoding cellulose synthase-like protein D2, which translates to MGSRGGTGAKNMNSKTNPTQSDSTTPTVKFARRTSSGRYVRYSREDIDLSEDMSDNYSQYTVTIPPTPDNQPMHSVDRSISIKAEEQYVSNSLFTGGFNSVTRAHLMQIEKVGAATNADKGSYCAMNGCDGKVMRNERGEEVPPCECNFRICRDCYFDAVRSGGMCPGCKEPYKVDSNDGRLEASPLPQLPAPASAPNSKTLDRRMSMIESNTPKSMLLTSQTGDFDHNRWLFETNGTYGYGNAVWPKEDPFSNGNGVPGNPPDLNDKSWKPLTRKVKIAPAILSPYRLLVFVRMAVLGVFLHWRVTHQNKDAVWLWGMSVVCEIWFAFSWLLDQLPKLCPINRFTDLRVLKEKFEQPSPGNPSGKSDLPGIDVFVSTADPEKEPPLVTANTILSILGADYPVEKLACYVSDDGGALLTFEAMAEAASFAALWIPFCRKHNIEPRNPESYFNTKGDPTKNKVRPDFVRDRRRIRREYDEFKVRVNGLPESIRRRSDAFHAREEIKAMKLETHSANTDFTEPIKVPRATWMSDATHWPGTWIVPSKDHSRGDHAGIIQVMLKAPSEDSRLGTTDEEGKGLDFSEVDVRLPMLVYVSREKRPGYDHNKKAGAMNALVRASAIMSNGPFLLNLDCDHYINNSEALREAICFMMDRGGDCLCYVQFPQRFEGIDPSDRYANHNTVFFDVNMRALDGLQGPVYVGTGCMFRRIALYGFDPPRAKEKRGWCGGRKRVGKGKGELRMPAKEDEEEGLDIGLLPKAFGNSNLLAESIPVAEYQGRPLADHAAVKNGRPPGACLTPREPLDASIIAEAISVVSCWYEDKTEWGQRVGWIYGSVTEDVLTGYRMHNRGWKSVYCVTKRDAFRGTAPINLTDRLHQVLRWATGSVEIFFSRNNAFFAGSRMKFLQRIAYLNVGIYPFTSFFLIVYCFLPALSLFSGQFIVESLKVEFLVYLLVISITLSLLAILEVKWSAIELEEWWRNEQFWLIGGTSAHLAAVLQGLLKVVAGIEISFTLTSKAGGDNSEDEFADLYLVKWTSLMIPPITIMMINIVAIAVGFSRTIYSENPEWSKLLGGVFFSFWVLAHLYPFAKGLMGRRGRTPTIVFVWSGLLAITISLLWVAINPPPGSQGIGGRFHFP; encoded by the exons ATGGGTTCCAGAGGAGGAACAGGGGCCAAGAACATGAATTCCAAGACGAATCCCACTCAATCTGATTCAACCACACCTACAGTGAAATTTGCAAGAAGAACATCAAGTGGTCGCTATGTGCGCTACTCTCGAGAAGATATTGATCTTTCTGAAGACATGAGTGATAATTACAGTCAATACACAGTGACCATTCCTCCTACACCTGACAATCAGCCCATGCATTCAGTGGACCGATCCATTAGTATCAAGGCAGAGGAGCAATATGTTTCTAATTCTCTCTTCACGGGTGGATTCAACAGCGTGACCAGAGCCCATTTGATGCAGATTGAGAAGGTGGGTGCAGCCACAAATGCAGACAAAGGTTCCTATTGTGCTATGAACGGATGCGATGGAAAGGTTATGCGAAACGAGAGAGGAGAAGAAGTCCCTCCCTGCGAATGCAACTTCAGAATTTGCAGAGACTGTTATTTTGATGCTGTGAGAAGTGGGGGAATGTGTCCTGGGTGCAAGGAGCCTTACAAGGTGGATTCTAATGATGGGCGTTTAGAGGCTAGTCCTCTGCCTCAACTTCCTGCCCCTGCCTCTGCTCCTAACTCTAAGACTTTGGACAGGAGGATGTCAATGATTGAATCCAACACGCCCAAATCCATGCTGTTAACAAGCCAGACAGGTGATTTTGATCACAATCGATGGCTTTTTGAGACAAATGGAACTTACGGCTACGGCAATGCTGTCTGGCCCAAGGAGGACCCCTTTTCCAATGGAAATGGGGTGCCAGGGAACCCTCCTGATCTCAATGACAAGTCCTGGAAGCCTCTTACTCGCAAAGTAAAAATTGCTCCTGCCATTCTCAGTCCTTACAG GTTGCTGGTTTTTGTCCGAATGGCTGTTTTAGGAGTCTTCCTGCATTGGCGGGTGACTCATCAAAACAAGGATGCAGTATGGTTATGGGGAATGTCCGTTGTATGCGAAATTTGGTTTGCCTTCTCCTGGTTATTGGATCAGCTACCCAAGTTGTGTCCAATAAATCGCTTTACAGATTTGAGAgttctcaaagaaaaatttgaacagCCGAGTCCCGGCAATCCAAGCGGGAAGTCAGACTTACCGGGAATTGATGTTTTCGTGTCGACGGCAGACCCAGAGAAGGAGCCACCGCTGGTGACGGCAAACACAATTCTATCCATCCTGGGTGCAGATTATCCCGTGGAGAAGCTCGCCTGCTATGTCTCCGACGACGGTGGGGCTCTCCTCACATTTGAAGCCATGGCTGAAGCCGCGAGCTTTGCAGCTCTCTGGATTCCCTTCTGCCGCAAGCACAACATTGAGCCCCGCAACCCCGAGAGCTACTTCAACACTAAAGGAGATCCCACCAAGAACAAAGTGCGCCCGGACTTCGTCAGGGATCGAAGACGCATCAGGAGGGAGTACGATGAATTCAAGGTACGCGTCAATGGACTTCCCGAGTCTATCAGGCGAAGATCAGATGCTTTTCATGCCAGAGAAGAAATCAAAGCCATGAAGCTCGAAACACACTCTGCCAATACCGATTTCACTGAACCAATAAAAGTGCCCAGAGCTACTTGGATGTCTGACGCGACTCACTGGCCTGGGACATGGATTGTTCCCAGTAAGGATCATTCCCGTGGAGACCACGCTGGAATCATCCAG GTGATGCTTAAAGCTCCTAGTGAAGACTCGCGTCTGGGCACCACAGATGAGGAGGGAAAGGGTCTGGACTTCAGTGAGGTGGATGTTCGTTTGCCAATGTTGGTTTACGTATCACGGGAGAAAAGGCCAGGGTATGATCACAATAAGAAGGCGGGTGCAATGAATGCTCTTGTAAGGGCGTCTGCAATCATGTCTAACGGTCCATTTTTGCTCAATCTGGACTGTGATCATTATATCAATAATTCAGAAGCCCTGAGAGAGGCCATTTGCTTTATGATGGACCGAGGAGGAGATTGTCTCTGTTATGTTCAGTTCCCTCAGAGGTTTGAGGGCATCGACCCAAGTGATCGCTATGCCAACCACAACACTGTGTTTTTTGATGTTAACATGAGGGCTCTGGATGGATTGCAGGGGCCTGTTTATGTTGGAACGGGCTGTATGTTCCGACGGATTGCTCTATATGGGTTCGATCCCCCAAGAGCAAAGGAGAAGAGAGGATGGTGTGGAGGGAGAAAGAGAGTGGGCAAGGGCAAGGGAGAGCTGAGGATGCCGGCGAAGGAGGATGAGGAAGAGGGGCTGGATATAGGCCTGCTGCCTAAGGCGTTTGGCAATTCCAATCTGCTGGCGGAATCAATTCCTGTTGCAGAGTATCAGGGTCGACCTCTGGCAGACCATGCGGCGGTGAAGAATGGGCGGCCGCCAGGTGCCTGTCTCACTCCCCGGGAGCCCCTTGATGCGTCCATTATTGCAGAGGCCATCAGTGTCGTCTCCTGCTGGTACGAGGACAAAACTGAATGGGGCCAGAGAGTTGGCTGGATTTATGGGTCTGTCACAGAGGATGTGCTCACAGGCTACCGGATGCACAACAGGGGATGGAAGTCTGTCTATTGTGTGACCAAGAGGGATGCTTTCAGGGGAACAGCACCCATTAATTTGACTGATAGGCTGCACCAGGTTCTCAGATGGGCTACGGGCTCTGTGGAAATCTTCTTTTCTCGCAACAATGCCTTCTTTGCAGGCTCCAGAATGAAATTTCTTCAACGGATAGCTTATCTCAATGTGGGGATTTATCCTTTCACTTCCTTCTTCCTTATAGTTTACTGCTTCCTTCCAGCGCTTTCCCTTTTCTCTGGGCAGTTCATTGTGGAGTCCCTGAAAGTAGAATTCCTAGTATACCTTCTTGTAATTTCAATAACTCTGTCTCTGCTAGCAATCCTTGAGGTGAAATGGTCTGCTATTGAACTGGAAGAATGGTGGAGAAATGAGCAGTTCTGGCTGATTGGAGGTACCAGTGCTCATTTGGCTGCTGTGTTGCAAGGATTGCTCAAGGTTGTTGCAGGAATCGAGATATCTTTCACACTCACATCTAAGGCTGGAGGAGATAACAGTGAAGATGAATTCGCCGACCTCTATCTAGTGAAATGGACTTCACTTATGATTCCCCCCATTACCATCATGATGATTAACATCGTAGCAATAGCAGTTGGGTTTTCTCGAACCATTTACAGCGAGAATCCTGAATGGAGCAAACTTCTGGGAGGAGTTTTCTTCAGCTTCTGGGTCTTGGCTCATCTCTATCCATTTGCCAAAGGTCTCATGGGCAGAAGGGGAAGGACACCTACTATTGTGTTTGTCTGGTCAGGCCTCCTCGCAATTACAATTTCATTACTCTGGGTGGCCATTAATCCACCACCTGGAAGCCAAGGCATTGGTGGACGCTTTCACTTTCCATAG